From a single Cytophagales bacterium WSM2-2 genomic region:
- the metG gene encoding methionine--tRNA ligase, with the protein MSKNHKRYMVTAALPYANGPKHIGHLAGAYIPADVYVRYLRLSGKDVVFVSGSDEHGTAIPNQALKEKTTPKAIIDKYHVLIRDCFDKLGMSFDIYHRTSEPIHHQTSQEFFLLMHKKGLLTEETSEQYYDDEAKVFLADRYIVGTCPKCGHNNAYGDQCEKCGSSLSPSDLINPRSTLSGKAPVLRPTKHWYLPLQNYEGWLKEWILESHKDDWRPSVYGQCKSWIDAGLQPRAMTRDLDWGIKVPLPNAEGKVLYVWFDAPIGYISATRALFSEVTDGKKEFSTPQRDFGKTKSDDWKKYWSDEETKLVHFIGKDNIVFHCIIFPIMLHASGEYIVPDNVPANEFMNLEGDKMSTSRGWSIEMHEYLEDFPDKPDVLRYALLTNLPESKDSEFTWKDFQAKNNNELVAIFGNFVNRALVLTQKYFENKIPAVGTLTEVDQKVISDLKEFPSKIATSIEGYRFREATAHLMDLARLGNKYLAETEPWKLAKTDLQRVGTILNLALQISANLAVVCEPFLPFTSKKLKEMLAFVGATDWSQTGSASLLKPGHQLGEPKLLFEKIEDDVIDTQIKKLNDKKKAMELAATPAEPAKTEITYDDFAKMDIRIGKILKAERVEKSKKLLQFQVDTGIDVRTILSGIAEHFTPEEMLGKQVTLLVNLAPRKIMGVESQGMILSVTDKDGKVRLLQPSDIVAPGSKIS; encoded by the coding sequence ATGAGTAAAAATCACAAGCGTTACATGGTAACGGCTGCCTTGCCCTATGCTAATGGCCCGAAACACATCGGGCACCTGGCAGGAGCGTACATTCCGGCAGACGTGTATGTGCGCTATTTGCGTTTGAGTGGAAAGGACGTAGTGTTTGTGAGCGGGAGCGATGAGCACGGCACAGCTATACCTAATCAAGCCCTGAAAGAGAAGACTACACCCAAAGCGATCATCGATAAGTATCATGTGCTAATTCGCGATTGTTTTGATAAGCTGGGAATGTCGTTTGATATCTACCATCGTACCAGCGAACCTATTCATCACCAGACTTCGCAAGAGTTTTTTCTGCTGATGCATAAGAAGGGCTTGCTGACGGAAGAGACATCAGAGCAGTATTACGATGATGAGGCTAAAGTTTTTCTGGCAGACAGATATATTGTCGGTACCTGTCCTAAATGCGGTCATAACAATGCATATGGCGATCAGTGCGAGAAATGTGGCTCTTCGTTGAGTCCGAGTGATTTGATCAACCCGCGTTCCACTCTCTCTGGAAAAGCGCCTGTACTTCGTCCGACAAAACACTGGTACCTGCCATTGCAGAATTACGAAGGCTGGTTAAAAGAATGGATTTTGGAGTCACACAAAGATGATTGGCGTCCAAGTGTGTATGGTCAGTGCAAATCATGGATCGATGCAGGCCTGCAACCCCGTGCAATGACTCGTGATCTCGATTGGGGGATTAAGGTGCCGCTGCCCAATGCAGAAGGGAAAGTCCTTTACGTTTGGTTTGATGCACCTATTGGTTACATCTCTGCTACCCGTGCACTTTTCTCTGAAGTAACGGATGGAAAAAAAGAGTTCTCGACCCCCCAGCGTGATTTTGGGAAAACTAAAAGTGACGATTGGAAGAAATACTGGTCAGATGAGGAAACGAAACTGGTTCACTTCATTGGTAAGGACAATATCGTTTTTCATTGTATCATCTTTCCGATTATGCTTCACGCTTCGGGCGAATACATTGTGCCGGACAACGTACCAGCCAATGAATTCATGAACCTGGAAGGTGACAAGATGAGCACGAGTCGCGGCTGGTCGATCGAGATGCATGAGTACCTCGAAGATTTCCCCGACAAACCGGATGTGCTGCGTTATGCATTGCTTACCAATTTGCCGGAGAGCAAAGACAGTGAGTTTACCTGGAAAGATTTTCAGGCAAAAAACAATAACGAACTCGTTGCGATTTTTGGAAATTTTGTGAACCGGGCTTTAGTGCTCACACAGAAGTATTTCGAAAACAAGATCCCGGCAGTGGGTACACTGACTGAAGTCGATCAGAAAGTGATTTCTGATTTGAAAGAATTCCCATCCAAGATAGCTACGTCCATTGAAGGGTATCGCTTCCGAGAAGCCACTGCTCATCTGATGGATTTGGCGCGACTGGGTAATAAATACCTGGCCGAGACTGAGCCATGGAAGTTGGCGAAAACGGATTTGCAGCGGGTAGGTACGATTCTCAACCTGGCGTTGCAAATTTCCGCTAATCTCGCAGTAGTGTGCGAACCATTCTTGCCATTCACTTCGAAGAAGCTAAAGGAAATGCTCGCCTTTGTTGGTGCTACCGACTGGAGCCAGACGGGAAGTGCTTCCTTATTAAAACCAGGTCATCAATTGGGTGAACCAAAACTTTTGTTCGAGAAAATCGAAGATGACGTCATCGACACTCAAATAAAAAAACTGAACGATAAAAAGAAAGCTATGGAACTTGCAGCAACACCTGCCGAACCGGCCAAGACTGAAATCACTTATGATGATTTTGCCAAAATGGATATCCGTATTGGCAAAATTCTGAAAGCGGAAAGGGTTGAGAAGTCAAAAAAACTTCTGCAGTTCCAGGTCGATACCGGTATTGATGTCAGGACTATTCTCAGTGGAATTGCAGAACACTTTACCCCTGAAGAAATGTTGGGTAAGCAAGTGACCTTACTTGTGAATTTGGCTCCTCGCAAAATCATGGGAGTGGAGTCGCAGGGAATGATTCTGTCAGTCACAGATAAAGACGGGAAGGTTAGACTGCTGCAACCATCCGATATAGTTGCCCCCGGCTCAAAGATCAGCTAA
- a CDS encoding histidine kinase: MDLGRNEEALATLKSTLNLVYRNQKEYPELKKQIKFILNNAGIASVSLGNYDKALEYHYQSLQIREEEGDKKSIRNALNNIGLVFYNLRDYEKSIQYCLKAVAISEELHDFGGMERVYINLGLASNQLGRFNKAIGFFNEGFNICKNECDDNIVKEGLEGLGYAYQADHQYQKAKENFLKSLEISKRQNDVRYSEENLVALGKIEIDLKNEEQGLAYLKEAEALVEAANLALGKLSVYKELADFYGKKNDYQKSLSYQNKYSQFKDSIYNDQLISNLTRVQTNFDQRENLKTIAQKDQFLALQNEIIVRQQRQYFFIFAITCLVVTLAMMMFYFSKKQQRANKEISRAKNKIEEQNERLENHNKELETKVTQRTGDLLLANNALQKVNSELDYFIYKSSHDIRGPLVTLKGMCNVALMDLKDPLAIEYFRKFDVTTDKLNVILTRLQTVNYVTHSQVKPAPINFNTMIEDIILFEKKKGVTSKFSFQYDVPPGSTIVSDEFLVRTVLENLIDNSVKFRSSSERVDPYVKIKLTRERSAVKVTVEDNGIGIHRGEVDDIFKMFVRASEQSEIGGVGLYLVKTAVDKAGGEVSLLQSGPGGSVFQVLFPADIHEVISARNRSDKKLVDLEEKQIDSPPGASNI; this comes from the coding sequence ATGGATTTAGGTAGGAATGAAGAAGCTCTTGCCACACTGAAAAGTACTCTGAATCTTGTATACCGAAATCAAAAAGAATACCCAGAACTAAAAAAGCAAATTAAATTTATTCTCAACAATGCGGGGATTGCCTCCGTCTCACTAGGAAATTACGATAAGGCTCTTGAATATCATTATCAATCTTTACAAATCCGTGAAGAAGAAGGTGACAAGAAATCAATACGAAATGCACTCAACAATATCGGTCTTGTTTTTTATAACCTCAGAGATTATGAGAAATCAATTCAATATTGCTTAAAAGCTGTTGCTATTAGTGAGGAGCTCCATGATTTTGGTGGTATGGAAAGAGTCTACATTAATCTAGGTTTAGCAAGCAATCAATTAGGGAGATTTAATAAGGCCATTGGCTTTTTTAATGAAGGTTTTAATATTTGTAAAAACGAATGCGATGATAATATTGTTAAGGAAGGATTAGAGGGACTAGGATATGCTTATCAGGCGGATCATCAATATCAAAAGGCCAAGGAAAATTTTCTAAAATCACTTGAAATATCCAAAAGGCAAAATGATGTTAGATATTCCGAGGAGAATTTGGTGGCCTTGGGTAAGATTGAAATTGATTTAAAAAATGAAGAGCAAGGATTAGCATATTTAAAAGAGGCCGAAGCATTGGTAGAAGCAGCCAACCTTGCGCTTGGAAAATTATCCGTTTACAAGGAACTAGCAGATTTTTACGGAAAAAAGAACGACTATCAAAAGTCACTCAGTTATCAAAACAAATACTCTCAATTTAAAGACAGTATTTATAACGATCAGCTTATAAGTAATCTTACGCGTGTTCAAACCAACTTCGACCAACGGGAGAACCTCAAAACCATTGCTCAGAAAGACCAGTTCCTAGCTTTACAAAACGAAATCATTGTCCGCCAACAGCGGCAGTACTTTTTTATTTTCGCGATCACATGTCTCGTAGTCACACTTGCAATGATGATGTTCTATTTCAGCAAGAAGCAGCAGCGGGCGAACAAAGAAATTTCAAGAGCCAAAAACAAAATCGAAGAGCAGAACGAAAGACTGGAAAACCATAACAAGGAATTGGAAACCAAAGTGACTCAGCGCACCGGTGACTTGTTATTGGCTAACAACGCACTTCAAAAAGTGAACAGTGAACTGGATTACTTTATCTACAAAAGTTCACATGACATCCGCGGGCCTCTTGTCACACTAAAAGGAATGTGTAATGTGGCGCTGATGGATTTGAAAGACCCACTGGCGATTGAGTATTTCCGGAAATTTGATGTTACTACTGATAAGCTCAACGTCATTCTTACTCGCCTGCAGACAGTGAACTATGTGACACATTCGCAAGTAAAGCCGGCCCCGATCAATTTCAATACGATGATCGAAGACATCATTTTATTTGAAAAGAAAAAAGGTGTGACATCGAAGTTCTCTTTTCAGTACGATGTACCACCGGGCAGTACAATTGTCTCTGACGAATTCCTGGTAAGGACAGTCCTAGAAAATCTCATTGATAACTCCGTCAAATTCCGTTCATCGTCAGAACGGGTTGACCCTTATGTCAAAATCAAGCTTACCCGCGAGCGCAGTGCAGTGAAAGTGACTGTGGAAGACAACGGAATAGGTATTCATAGAGGTGAAGTAGATGATATCTTCAAAATGTTCGTAAGGGCATCAGAACAATCTGAAATTGGAGGAGTTGGACTCTACCTTGTCAAAACAGCTGTAGACAAAGCAGGAGGTGAGGTTAGTTTGTTGCAATCAGGCCCCGGCGGTTCCGTCTTTCAGGTGTTGTTTCCAGCTGATATTCACGAGGTAATTTCTGCCCGGAACCGAAGCGATAAAAAATTGGTTGATCTCGAGGAAAAACAAATCGATTCACCGCCAGGCGCTTCGAATATCTGA
- the bioB gene encoding biotin synthase encodes MEVEGIFNRLIFFMIRTDWTREEITAIYNAPVLDLIYRAATVHRQHHDAQEVQVCTLLSVKTGGCPEDCAYCPQAARYHTDVKVHKLMEVSEVMQKAIEAKEAGSTRFCMGAAWREVRDNKDFDKVISMVKGVSQLDMEVCCTLGMLSPEQAEKLKAAGLYAYNHNLDTSEEFYGDIITTRTYKDRLETLDNVRKAKISVCSGGIIGMGEGDQDRIGMLLTLSTLPQHPESVPVNALVPVEGTPLEDQEKVSVWEMIRMIATARIIMPKAMVRLSAGRVRMTLEEQALCFMAGANSIFAGDKLLTTPNPGAVQDQAMFQTLNLKPRKAYKGMEKAMSVL; translated from the coding sequence ATGGAAGTAGAAGGCATTTTTAACAGACTTATTTTTTTTATGATCAGAACAGATTGGACTCGCGAAGAGATCACCGCTATTTATAACGCTCCGGTTTTAGACCTAATTTATCGTGCGGCTACCGTGCATCGTCAGCACCATGATGCGCAGGAAGTTCAGGTGTGTACACTGCTGTCGGTGAAAACGGGCGGATGCCCGGAAGATTGCGCCTATTGCCCGCAGGCAGCACGCTACCATACGGATGTGAAGGTTCACAAGTTGATGGAGGTGAGTGAGGTTATGCAAAAGGCCATCGAAGCTAAAGAGGCAGGAAGCACTCGTTTTTGTATGGGAGCCGCTTGGCGAGAGGTACGCGATAACAAGGATTTTGACAAAGTCATCTCAATGGTGAAAGGCGTAAGCCAGCTGGACATGGAAGTGTGCTGTACGCTGGGTATGCTCTCACCGGAGCAAGCCGAAAAACTCAAAGCAGCAGGTCTCTATGCTTACAATCACAACCTCGATACCAGCGAGGAATTCTATGGAGATATCATCACCACACGTACATACAAAGACCGCCTTGAAACGCTGGACAATGTGAGGAAAGCGAAGATATCTGTTTGCTCTGGTGGAATTATCGGAATGGGCGAGGGAGACCAGGACCGCATTGGAATGCTATTGACACTATCTACTCTCCCACAACATCCGGAGTCTGTTCCGGTTAATGCATTGGTGCCCGTCGAAGGGACACCTTTGGAAGACCAGGAAAAAGTATCGGTGTGGGAGATGATCCGCATGATTGCAACAGCAAGGATCATTATGCCGAAAGCAATGGTGCGCCTGTCTGCCGGCCGTGTACGAATGACACTCGAAGAACAAGCGCTTTGCTTTATGGCTGGAGCCAATAGTATTTTCGCAGGAGACAAACTTTTGACAACACCAAATCCGGGTGCAGTTCAGGATCAGGCCATGTTTCAAACACTCAATTTGAAGCCAAGAAAGGCTTACAAGGGCATGGAGAAAGCCATGTCAGTTTTGTAA
- the sppA gene encoding signal peptide peptidase SppA codes for MNFLKAFLASCLGSLVALVVATILLFGFFSAAVSSFSSDNTVVSVEDNSVLHLKLDNPMTELEVENPFEGLPIPGAEESSIGLLSLKTSIANAKTDPAIKGIYLEVSFFQGGYAVAKEIRESILDFKKSGKWVVAYSEMYSELSYYLASAADKVYLNPEGDLEFNGLAIETTFFKKLFDKLDIKPEIFRVGDFKSAVEPFFLDKMSDANRLQLKELIDDINLSTKNEIAESRKIENAEIKRIADRMLVTNPQEAMQHKLVDSLYYFDQVQGELRGRLGLKKNQKITYVKYNKYKKSFTSSGTSKNEIAVIVAEGDIISGRAQEGMIGSETFAEELRKARTNDKVKAIVLRINSPGGSALASDVMWREVQLASKAKPIIASMSHLAASGGYYMAMGCDTIVAQASTITGSIGVFSVLFDMSGFLDKKVGITFDEVKTGDVGELITFTRPLTDVEKSVWQKRTNKIYEGFTTKAAEGRHMAVEKLRSVASGRVWSGTQAKEKGLVDVVGGFDDAVAIAAKKAGIEKDYKLKFYPKQKNWLTNWLQGVEENSKMNALKNELGEGYATYEQLKRVQQLQGTQARMPFDFQWK; via the coding sequence ATGAACTTCTTGAAAGCATTTCTTGCTTCTTGCCTGGGATCGTTGGTTGCCCTGGTGGTGGCCACCATTTTACTTTTTGGATTTTTCTCCGCTGCCGTGTCAAGCTTCTCCAGTGATAACACTGTTGTGTCTGTCGAGGATAACTCTGTACTTCACCTCAAACTTGATAATCCAATGACGGAATTGGAAGTTGAGAATCCTTTCGAAGGGCTGCCCATTCCGGGAGCAGAAGAGTCGTCCATCGGTTTGCTGTCGCTGAAAACATCGATTGCGAATGCAAAAACAGATCCGGCCATTAAAGGGATTTATCTTGAAGTAAGCTTCTTCCAGGGTGGTTATGCTGTGGCGAAAGAGATTCGCGAGTCGATTCTTGATTTTAAAAAATCCGGAAAATGGGTTGTAGCCTACAGCGAAATGTATTCGGAATTGTCATATTATCTGGCCTCAGCTGCTGATAAAGTCTATTTGAATCCGGAAGGTGATTTGGAATTTAACGGTTTGGCGATCGAGACAACATTCTTCAAGAAATTATTTGATAAGCTTGATATTAAACCTGAAATCTTCCGCGTAGGCGATTTCAAAAGCGCTGTCGAGCCATTCTTTCTCGATAAAATGAGTGACGCAAATCGCTTGCAATTAAAAGAATTGATCGATGATATTAACCTCTCCACGAAAAATGAAATCGCAGAGAGCCGGAAAATCGAGAATGCTGAAATTAAGAGGATTGCTGACCGTATGCTTGTCACCAATCCGCAAGAAGCCATGCAACATAAACTGGTTGATTCACTCTATTATTTCGATCAGGTACAAGGAGAGCTTCGTGGAAGACTTGGGTTGAAGAAGAACCAGAAAATCACCTATGTCAAATACAACAAGTACAAGAAGAGCTTCACTTCGTCAGGCACATCTAAGAATGAAATAGCGGTTATTGTGGCTGAAGGAGATATCATTTCCGGCAGAGCACAAGAAGGAATGATCGGTTCAGAAACCTTTGCCGAAGAGTTGCGAAAAGCCCGCACCAACGATAAAGTGAAGGCTATCGTGTTGCGCATCAATTCACCAGGTGGCAGCGCCCTTGCTTCAGATGTGATGTGGCGTGAGGTACAGTTAGCATCCAAAGCAAAACCAATTATTGCATCGATGTCGCACCTGGCGGCTTCAGGTGGCTACTACATGGCGATGGGCTGCGACACCATCGTGGCTCAAGCAAGCACAATTACAGGTTCTATTGGCGTGTTTAGTGTGCTCTTCGACATGAGCGGATTCCTCGACAAGAAAGTGGGTATCACGTTTGATGAAGTAAAAACAGGTGATGTAGGTGAACTGATCACGTTCACACGTCCTTTGACGGATGTAGAAAAATCAGTCTGGCAAAAAAGAACCAATAAGATTTATGAAGGCTTTACGACAAAGGCAGCAGAAGGCAGGCACATGGCGGTGGAGAAATTGCGTAGCGTAGCCTCCGGTCGCGTGTGGAGCGGTACTCAAGCCAAAGAAAAGGGGCTGGTGGATGTGGTTGGAGGCTTCGACGATGCAGTAGCTATTGCAGCAAAGAAAGCTGGCATCGAAAAGGATTATAAATTGAAGTTTTATCCAAAGCAAAAGAACTGGCTTACAAACTGGTTACAGGGAGTAGAAGAGAATTCAAAGATGAATGCGTTGAAAAACGAACTGGGCGAAGGTTATGCGACATACGAGCAATTGAAGAGGGTACAACAGCTGCAAGGCACCCAGGCGCGTATGCCATTCGATTTTCAATGGAAGTAG
- a CDS encoding 2-amino-4-hydroxy-6-hydroxymethyldihydropteridine diphosphokinase yields MIYGDIFLLLGTNQGDRAQNLNLCTQHLRKDAGEIIKLSSVYETAPWGKEDQPGFLNQALQLESGLHPEELLSVCLNIEQKMGRLRLEKWGARIIDIDIIYFGTQVVTTSTLVIPHPRLTERKFVLVPLSEIAPDFAHPILQKTNEVLLKECTDKLGVTVFKG; encoded by the coding sequence ATGATCTACGGGGATATCTTTCTTTTGCTGGGCACCAACCAGGGTGATCGTGCTCAAAATTTAAATCTTTGCACTCAGCATCTCCGTAAAGATGCCGGTGAAATTATCAAGCTATCTTCTGTTTACGAGACTGCCCCGTGGGGAAAAGAAGACCAGCCTGGTTTTCTAAATCAAGCTCTCCAACTGGAGTCGGGGCTTCACCCGGAAGAGTTGCTTTCTGTGTGCTTGAATATCGAACAGAAAATGGGAAGACTGCGCCTTGAAAAATGGGGTGCAAGAATAATTGACATTGACATCATTTATTTCGGCACTCAGGTTGTCACAACATCAACTTTGGTCATTCCCCACCCGCGTCTCACTGAACGTAAATTTGTCCTTGTTCCCTTGAGTGAAATAGCTCCGGATTTTGCGCATCCCATCCTTCAGAAAACCAACGAAGTACTTCTGAAAGAATGTACTGACAAGCTTGGAGTAACAGTTTTTAAAGGCTGA
- the fabD gene encoding malonyl CoA-acyl carrier protein transacylase, producing MKAFIFPGQGAQFTGMGKDLFDSNEKAKSLFESANKILGFQITDVMFSGSADELKQTKVTQPAVFIHSVLVALNNDQQKPSMVAGHSLGEFSALVVNGTLTFEDGLKLVSKRATAMQKACEQNPSTMAAILGLDDKVVEEICASIKDEVVVAANYNCPGQLVISGSMKGIEIACEKMKTAGAKRALPLQVGGAFHSPLMEPAREELASAIESTLFSKPFCPVYQNVNALPFTDVSAIKKNLIDQLTAPVRWTQSVQNIVKDGGATFMECGPGKVLQGLVKKIAPAVEAISL from the coding sequence ATGAAGGCTTTTATTTTTCCGGGACAAGGCGCACAATTTACAGGAATGGGCAAAGACCTTTTCGACAGTAATGAAAAGGCAAAATCGTTATTCGAGTCAGCCAATAAGATCCTGGGATTCCAGATTACAGATGTGATGTTTTCCGGCTCAGCAGATGAGCTCAAGCAGACCAAAGTAACACAGCCTGCAGTGTTCATTCACTCCGTATTGGTAGCATTAAATAATGATCAACAGAAACCTTCAATGGTAGCCGGGCACTCACTGGGAGAGTTTTCAGCGCTGGTTGTTAATGGCACATTGACATTCGAAGATGGATTAAAACTGGTATCGAAGCGTGCCACCGCAATGCAGAAAGCGTGTGAGCAAAACCCCTCCACAATGGCAGCGATACTTGGTCTGGATGACAAGGTAGTGGAGGAAATATGTGCGTCAATAAAAGACGAAGTGGTGGTTGCTGCAAACTATAATTGCCCCGGGCAGCTTGTAATTTCAGGTTCGATGAAAGGAATTGAGATTGCCTGTGAAAAAATGAAAACCGCAGGAGCGAAGCGGGCACTTCCACTGCAGGTAGGAGGAGCATTTCATTCTCCGCTGATGGAGCCTGCCCGTGAAGAGCTAGCTTCGGCAATTGAGTCGACACTTTTCAGCAAGCCATTTTGCCCGGTATATCAGAACGTGAATGCGTTGCCGTTTACGGACGTATCCGCCATCAAAAAAAACCTCATTGATCAGCTTACGGCACCGGTTCGTTGGACACAGTCCGTGCAAAATATAGTGAAAGACGGAGGAGCTACATTTATGGAATGTGGCCCCGGAAAAGTGCTGCAAGGGCTCGTCAAAAAAATAGCACCTGCGGTAGAAGCAATCAGCCTTTAA
- the yuxK gene encoding hypothetical protein, producing MGSDSPVDQIVLFDGVCNLCSSSVQFILRHNKKQNLRFASLQSDYGQQQLKNFQMPSELKTILFVKGDKVFVRSSAILEICRELDGLYPVLYVYKVIPPFIRDGIYDFIARHRYQWFGKKNECWLPTPEFTRRFIA from the coding sequence ATGGGTTCAGATAGTCCGGTAGACCAAATTGTACTTTTTGATGGCGTTTGCAATCTCTGTAGTTCATCTGTACAGTTTATTTTAAGACATAACAAAAAGCAAAATCTCCGTTTTGCATCGTTGCAGTCTGATTACGGTCAACAGCAATTGAAGAATTTCCAGATGCCTTCAGAACTGAAGACGATTCTGTTTGTCAAAGGCGACAAAGTCTTTGTGAGGAGTAGTGCTATTCTTGAAATCTGCCGCGAGCTTGATGGGCTGTATCCCGTGCTCTACGTTTACAAAGTTATTCCGCCTTTCATTCGTGACGGCATTTATGATTTTATTGCCAGGCATCGTTATCAGTGGTTTGGTAAGAAAAATGAATGCTGGTTGCCGACCCCCGAGTTCACCAGGCGATTTATCGCTTAG
- the gpsA gene encoding glycerol-3-phosphate dehydrogenase [NAD(P)+] produces the protein MISNNSSEKPVGVIGAGNFGTVIANMLAQNRKVLLYARDPEMVKRINSKKEHRGYPVHDQVEAVNDLAILGHECEVIFPMVPSSGFRAMMKQLAPYLHPYHMLIHGTKGFDITLPKGETIETAKRFDRSVVKTMSEVIREESVAVRIGCLAGPNLSQELAQRQPAATVVASHFNEVIQTGKKLLKSDRFQVYENSDIVGVEIAGVLKNIIAIASGALSGLGFGDNAKGLLISRGAVEMVYLGRALGGDTKAFLGVAGIGDLVTTCNSPKSRNFTVGYRLAKGEKLQQIVDEMKEVAEGINTVRIAKKCADHYKVRALITDRLYKVLFEGHTVEDALDFLMRYPLNMDIDFI, from the coding sequence ATGATCTCGAACAATTCATCTGAAAAACCAGTCGGAGTAATCGGGGCGGGGAATTTTGGTACCGTCATCGCCAATATGCTGGCCCAAAACCGCAAAGTCCTTCTCTATGCGAGAGACCCGGAGATGGTGAAGCGCATCAATTCAAAAAAAGAACATCGGGGCTACCCCGTCCACGACCAGGTCGAAGCAGTCAATGACTTAGCAATCCTTGGTCACGAATGTGAGGTGATCTTCCCCATGGTTCCTTCCTCGGGTTTCCGAGCGATGATGAAACAGCTGGCGCCCTACTTGCATCCTTATCACATGCTTATCCACGGCACCAAAGGATTTGATATCACTTTACCGAAAGGCGAAACGATTGAGACTGCCAAACGATTTGATCGTAGTGTTGTGAAGACAATGAGCGAGGTGATCCGTGAAGAGAGTGTTGCTGTTCGCATCGGTTGCCTGGCAGGGCCTAATCTTAGTCAGGAGCTTGCTCAACGTCAGCCTGCCGCAACTGTAGTGGCTAGTCATTTCAATGAAGTGATTCAGACTGGAAAAAAACTGTTAAAAAGCGACCGGTTCCAGGTCTATGAAAATAGTGACATCGTTGGAGTTGAAATCGCGGGTGTGCTTAAAAATATTATAGCTATTGCTTCCGGTGCCCTCAGCGGCTTAGGCTTCGGTGACAATGCGAAAGGATTACTGATCAGTCGTGGGGCCGTTGAAATGGTATACCTGGGGCGAGCTCTTGGCGGTGACACTAAAGCATTCCTTGGTGTAGCCGGCATCGGTGACCTCGTGACAACGTGCAATAGTCCCAAAAGCAGAAATTTTACTGTTGGCTACCGTTTGGCTAAAGGGGAAAAATTGCAACAGATCGTGGACGAAATGAAAGAAGTAGCAGAAGGTATCAATACTGTTCGTATCGCGAAAAAATGTGCTGATCACTACAAAGTAAGGGCACTAATCACCGACCGGTTGTACAAGGTTTTATTTGAAGGTCACACGGTAGAAGACGCGCTCGACTTCCTGATGCGTTATCCATTGAACATGGATATTGATTTTATTTAA
- a CDS encoding HIT family protein — translation MPSIFTRIINREIPGYIVAEDDRFIAFLDINPLTAGHTLIVPKKEVDYFFDVEDESLAHLMVFAKRVSFAIKKSVNCKRVGVAVIGFEVPHAHLHLVPMNHMGDINFANPKLKLSKEEFEQVAGDIKKNLK, via the coding sequence ATGCCTTCCATTTTTACCCGAATTATCAATCGCGAAATTCCGGGCTATATCGTAGCGGAAGATGATCGTTTCATTGCTTTTTTGGATATCAATCCGCTGACTGCTGGTCATACACTCATCGTTCCCAAAAAGGAAGTGGACTATTTTTTTGATGTGGAAGACGAGTCATTGGCCCATCTAATGGTCTTTGCGAAAAGAGTTTCATTTGCTATCAAGAAGTCAGTGAACTGCAAAAGGGTAGGAGTGGCCGTGATTGGCTTCGAGGTTCCTCACGCACACCTTCACTTGGTTCCCATGAATCACATGGGCGATATCAATTTTGCGAACCCCAAGCTCAAACTTTCAAAAGAGGAGTTTGAACAAGTCGCAGGTGACATCAAAAAGAATCTTAAATAA
- the greA gene encoding transcription elongation factor GreA — protein MSKKISYYTKEGLDRLTSELNTLKTKGRSDIAKQIAEARDKGDLSENAEYDAAKDAQGHLEAKIAKLEDLVGNARLIDETKIDTSSVSILSKVTIKNKKNGASVTYTLVSEEEADLKAGKISTQSPIGKGLLGKKKGDVAKVKTPAGDMEFEILNIGA, from the coding sequence ATGAGTAAAAAGATTTCATACTATACAAAAGAAGGACTGGATAGACTGACTTCGGAATTAAATACCCTCAAAACTAAGGGACGTTCAGATATTGCAAAGCAGATTGCAGAAGCACGCGATAAAGGAGACCTGAGTGAAAATGCCGAATACGATGCAGCGAAAGATGCTCAAGGTCACCTGGAAGCAAAAATTGCCAAGCTCGAAGATCTTGTTGGCAATGCACGCCTGATTGATGAAACAAAAATCGATACATCCTCTGTTTCCATTCTTTCAAAAGTTACAATCAAGAATAAGAAGAACGGAGCGTCTGTTACGTATACATTGGTAAGTGAGGAGGAAGCGGATTTGAAAGCCGGAAAAATTTCAACTCAGTCTCCAATTGGTAAAGGGCTACTTGGCAAAAAGAAAGGTGATGTTGCCAAAGTGAAAACTCCTGCGGGAGATATGGAGTTTGAGATTCTCAATATTGGTGCGTAA